In Arachis hypogaea cultivar Tifrunner chromosome 7, arahy.Tifrunner.gnm2.J5K5, whole genome shotgun sequence, the genomic window tattattattattattattattattattattattattattatttgttttttgaattttttaaagaataataattaaaataataaaattatattttctatttttatctcttatttttttacaaaatgttaaaaataaaaaatactaaaaaaataaaaaataaaaatacaaaccaaaaATATTAAGTTGGCGTGgcctatatttatttttattccggagaggtatatatatatatatatatatatatatatatatatatatatatattactttttgagAGAGGTGAATGCTATGGTATTTAAAAAGtagtatttatttaataaaaaagattaaaagttattatttaatttaaaaaatataagaataaataatttttaaaaaaatcaaaatttattacaaaaaataaattagacaaaattcAAGCAAAAAATTATAGGCACAATAAAATTGGCTTTTGAGAAATTTGAGCTTAACTCCTCCATTATTTTTTCATGTATaagaaaaaaactaaattaaagtaatggACCACAACTTATTAAGAATATATAATGCATTGTTAGCATAAATATATTCAATCATGTATAAGGGTCAGATTGGTAGTTCAGTAGTTGCAATATCATGCGTTGAACTATTGGAATTTGGAAAAGGACCTGTCTACTACAATGGTCTTCTAATTTCTAtggatattttaattaatttccgaagtatcttttttaaatattattattcagCGGCTAATCTCTTATATTCTCCCTTTGCTACGTtccaaatttaatttaatttgtacaaagatgcttttttaatttttaattatttcccTAGCATACTTTTGTTATAGCACCAGATATTGGCTAATTTAATTAAGACAAAACATCAAATACAATCAACAAATTAATTTTATGAGAATATTTTAGTCTTTGTTAAAATTAGTACAAGAAAACGTATTCTAGTGTTTATAAATTCAACGTAATTTtgtgtttctagagttaaattctaatttctaatACAATTAAGCGGTCttaattaattcaccaataatagatatattaatctttttaaaaataatcctaaaaatgtatttttgtcaaaatattaaaaatcataCATTATTCTTTTGGCAAAATTCATTATAaaggtattttatttaaaaaaaataattacaataacaCTTTAatacattatattatatattatatatattatacttcAGAtagttaattatatattattattattattaatattatccaCGTGATGATGACTCATTtagttacatataattttcagaGCTTCGATGTCACGGTGAAGCTTTCTCGGAATGCATTTTTGGTGGATACAGTGAGTGAAAGTATTGGTCGCGTTCTTAAATTGGATTCAATTGAAGCTGGAAAACTTTGGGAAGGAAACGATATATTAATATTCGACTCTTGGCATTGGTGGCTTCACACCGGAAGAAAACAGCCGTACGTACATAGAATACGGTGAAAACTCAGGTACAatcaattttacgtgaagttaatagctgagagtcattaaataaaaatttagttaaatcatttAACCAACTCTTATCTATCAATTTCATGTGAAGTAGAATGCATCTGAGTTTTCACTAAAATCCAttaataaacattaaaatattttttcgatAAATCTGTCTATAATATCAAGTTATTTCTAGTAGtgtaactaatttattattacaTAATTTATACAATGTTTCAGCTTCTCATTTTAACATAATTAAAACTTTGTAGATGGGATTTCATTCAAGAAGGAAATAATACATATAGAGACATGGATCGTTTGGTTGCATATACGAAAGCCTTAAGAACATGGGCCAAATGGATTGATGACAACGTTGACCCCACCAAAACTAGGGTGTTCTTCCAAGGGGTCTCCCCAGATCATGCCGAGTAAGTTTTGGCTTCTTTCTCACTCATTATCattgcattttcttcttttttttatttgagaaagTATATGAAGTTAATGAAGTatctatacaatgtgtacaataaggTTACAGGAATAttcgattcagtaggatatcaaatgtttattatttttggtattcggatggttattttaaataatataagtatattgtgtttgagaaattaataatatattattctaaatgtttattttttaactcatattaaactaaataaataatttattatacgCATTATATAAATACTCTATTAACTCTTTACCagaattctttttatttatacCCCTTAGATTGTTGAATAATTTCAGTGGATCACAATGGGGGCAATCATACCCAAAATCTTGTGAGGGGCAAAGTCGTCCATTGAGTGGAAGTAACTACCCAGGTGGGCCACACCCAGCAGAGACAGCCTTAAAGGGTGTGCTTTCAAGTATGACTAAGGCTGTGTACTTGCTTGACATAACTGAATTGTCACAACTTAGAAAAGATGGTCACCCTTCTGTTTATGGCCATGGCGGCCACCGTGACATGGATTGTAGCCATTGGTGCCTACCTGGTGTTCCTGATACTTGGAATCTTCTTTTCTATGCTGCTCTCTTTCAAACTTAATTTCTCTCTATGTATCTCTACCTAAGCTAATACAATAATAGTAATTCTTATATATGTGTATgaaggataataataataataataataataataataataataataataatacgctttaaattaataaatattaaatattgttgaggGACAAGGTTAGTTGtttacaattaataaatattaaataaaataaattttaattgtttttatttaatttattttgattagcAAATATTTTCgtaattcatttttaataataCACTAATTCTCCCTCTTCATACAtgtaaaaaaaacatttaatgatGAAAAGTCAAATATGACCATCATAATCACTAAAATCTCATTCATCACATAACTCATCATATAAAATATGTACATATGCATCATCAGATATTAATAATTTATCAATTATGCTATGCGAGTatcaaaatcaactattaaaatcagctatcaatataaaatacatattaaaatacaaaatatatgttaaaaataaaataaactatataatatatgtatttatacataaatacattaacgattgaacataaaaataacatttttgataATTTATTCATACATGTATAGATTGATTATTATTGGCTCGGATCCTTATTACAAGGATCTAAGAATCTCAGCATAAAAGAGTTGATTCCAAGTATCAGGAACTCCAGGGAGACACCAATGGCTACAATCCATGCCATGATGCCTTGGTGAAGCATAAAGACCTGGGTGTCCATCTTTTCTCAATTGTGAAAGCATTGTTATGTTCATCAATTTCACTGCCTTTGACATTTTACTAATCACTCTCTCCACTATTTCTTCGCCTCGAATCTTCATCAATGGAATCTTTGCCTTAAATATTGGCTCTGTTTCTTCACCGCAATGCTTCCCATCATAATTCCCCCAAGCGCTACCACTATATATTTcacaatacatatatatatatatatatcaataaataaaataaataggtaTCTgagattttttaatgaatttatatATAGCttgttagaaaaatattaaataatttgctGTTGAAAAGTTTTTATAATGAATTTATAAGTCCTTAACAGAAAGATGAATCATGTCAATTTATAAATctaatattctaatttttttagtgatttatttgattttttttagaatgatattttttttagagatgtgtttttttcttttttctcaatatttttgtttttaatattttatgaaaaaacaataaaaacagtaaattttattttatacttttacttttttttttcaaaattttaaaaaatatattaacaattaaaataaaaaataaaaacacaaactaaatatattttagttGCCTTGTTTCTACTACAGAGCAAAGTAGCAATAGTTgtgtaaattaaaattattttgggatCGGTTATGCTATGtttacactaaaatcagctattaaagtcaattactaatataaaattgtGGAAACTCAAGTgcaatcgacttcacgtgaaattaataattaagagctgttagatgatttgactgatatgactaaattttcatctaacggttctcaactatcaacttcacgcgaagtcgactgcatctgagttttcaccatataaaatacatattgaaatacaaaaattacatatgtattttacacaaatacattagtaactgatttttgatgtataaatagcatttttgttttACGATAAGTGTAAAATTAAGAGTTAAAAAccgttagatgataatttaatcaaatctatcaaattatttaacaattcgCATGAAATTAACTACGTACTTGAGTTTCTACCTTTCAGATATTGTGTAATTAACATTATTAATCCATTATTTAGGGAACCTACTTAGGATGTCTTGCTGCATCTCCTCGGAAGAAGACTAGAGTCTTATGAAAATCAATGTTACTTTCCACCCAATAAGCCCATGTAGTCAGTGCCTTCTCATATGCAACCAAACGATCCATGTCTTTGTGTAAATCATTACCATCCGCTATGAAATCCCACCTGCACATAACGTTCAACATCAAAGCTAGTTAATttaaaggtgaaaactcaggtgaagtcgacttcacgtgaagttgatacctcagagacgttagatgaaaatttagtcaaatcagtcaaatcatctaacggctctcaggtatccactgtacctgagtttccacctaatttaaaatacaaataagtATTCATAAATGAATACTCACGTGAAgttaattttatgtgaagttgatagttgaaagaTGTTAAATAACAATTTAATCAAACATATTGAATCGTTTAACTGTTCTTAACTAACAACTTTATATGAAAATAACTGCATCTAAATTTTCAATGCATATATATAGTTAATTTTGGGGTTATGGATCTCACGGAGTTGCGGTTCCAGACTGAAGCCACCATAGCCATGAATTGAAAACCAGAACATCACTCTGTTGCCACAGAGTAGCATCAGAATCGGCAATAGAACTCAGGTTCAAAACACGACCGTATGAAGTGCTTTCATTTTCTACTAGGAATGGATTCCATAACAAAAGTATTGTCACATTGTGATTCTACATACACACCGCAATAATATCGCATAATTAATGATTTGTCGTTATAGTAAATTCATGATGATGAATAACTATTATTATTACCGGAAAGGTGAATTTGGAGAAACCGTGATGGCGAATCCCTCCAATGAATGCAACGTGACGATGGTGTGAATGAAGTATGCATGTTAATGACTGCCACTGATTAAAGCTTATTGAATCCCCAACAAACGCTATCCGTTTATTCCTTAATCTCTCCAGAAAATCCTTACCATTAAACCTGCGCACATTATTTAATTATCATTCTTTCGTTAAACTAATTCTCTTTCAGTTATTTGTGGTTCAATGTTAAATTTTAATGTCAAAAATTTCAATCTTGTGACTAAAATTTTGTATAATGAGATTGAAATTTTAGTTCCCATCTTTAATCACCAAATACAATACTGAATTTTAGTCTCTTATCGTAATTTCCGTCTCTTAAAATAAATGCTATCATAGATGCAGAATCAACCTAATAGGAAAAATGATGATACCTTGGTAGGTTGCATGCATAGGGTTTCCATCTATATTTGAGATATTCTTTATCTGGACGACCATTTTGTTGGCAATCAAAGTGCATGTTTAGATGAAAACACTCACTTGAGTTGTAAAGAGGATATGAGTCATCATAAATCCATGTTCCATGGTAGATATCACACCCCTTCAAATTATGGATCTCATCATCTCCCCCATTTACATAGCCAAAAAATTGTAGTAGTAGAACCAAAAATGCAATAACCATAGAAGATTATTAGTGTTTCAAGGCAAAAGAATAATGTTATGGAATCAGGGCATGAATGTAATGTAACCTAATAAAGATGGGGAAGTTATCATCAATTATTGCATGAAGAAAACGACTTTAACGTGCGTGCATTAACATTAATAATTTAGTGGACTTTGCTAGGTAAACAATGATTTTTGTAAACAATATAAACAATAGGCTCTAAAATTAGCATAATAAAGCAAAAACACACTACACTCTCAAATTACCcacttaaattttaatattaggataactATCCGCATACCTAGTGAAATAATAAACATCCAATATATTCATTGTTTATATTGTtttctacctatacttttcttaatttaatttgcaACCATAGCTTTTAATTATTTGATAGGCTGCATACTATTACATATAGTGATGTATAAATCGCGTTTCTCTTGCATTCCAAAATTTAAGACACTTCTGTATCTGATTTTTTATTGCATCTTATTAATATTAGTTATCAATAAAAGAAATTCATAGCtagtaatttttagtatgtttagttATCATTTggttagtataaatattaaattatttttaataaataaattttattaatttatgtgtaaattttaaaaaatatgagtgtaaactgtattaatttatgtgtataaaattctggtaaatataaatacaaattatatatttcttcTATGCAAAACGTCTATAAATATAGATGTAAATTATTGTTGACCAATAAATGCTAGTCATATGTAGCATTGCTCAATAAATATTAATACTCAactaacttgggttggtcgagtggtcagtccACTCATCTTTTTAAGCAAGTGTCGAAAGTTCGAATCATATTTTTTACATGTGGCAATCCATTGATCAACaacagacccttaaatggagctcagatccgtAAGGTACTACcgtgaacaaaaaaaaatattaaacactCAAAAAAGAGAAATTATTCAATGTTGGTGAGTATTTTTATTGTGTAACGGAGGAGGAGTAGTAAGTGAAAGAGTGGAACTAATAAGAAGGTTCTAGAAGAAGCTGAGTAAGAGTTAGTCAGAGGCGGTTAAATGGTTAAAAGGTGTTAGAAGCTGTTATGTGAGTGAAGCAGTGGCTTGTGATGTAATAACTTGGTTCACATTTTTCTCTGAACTTGAGTTGCTCTCTTTATTCTTCAAACTCTCGTTTTAATTCTTCATTTATTCAACCTAGATCTG contains:
- the LOC112702014 gene encoding protein trichome birefringence-like 43 codes for the protein MVIAFLVLLLQFFGYVNGGDDEIHNLKGCDIYHGTWIYDDSYPLYNSSECFHLNMHFDCQQNGRPDKEYLKYRWKPYACNLPRFNGKDFLERLRNKRIAFVGDSISFNQWQSLTCILHSHHRHVAFIGGIRHHGFSKFTFPNHNVTILLLWNPFLVENESTSYGRVLNLSSIADSDATLWQQSDVLVFNSWLWWLQSGTATPWDFIADGNDLHKDMDRLVAYEKALTTWAYWVESNIDFHKTLVFFRGDAARHPNGSAWGNYDGKHCGEETEPIFKAKIPLMKIRGEEIVERVISKMSKAVKLMNITMLSQLRKDGHPGLYASPRHHGMDCSHWCLPGVPDTWNQLFYAEILRSL
- the LOC112702012 gene encoding protein trichome birefringence-like 43 isoform X1; protein product: MGSFAISSVVMVVVLVSYVFVETNGSIGGCDLFHGSWVLDESNSYPLYEISKCPFIEKEFDCINNGRPDQFYLKYRWQPTACNLPRFNGYDMLTRLRGKSILFVGDSLSLNQWQSLTCMLHTAVPQAEYTSLRNGDLSTFTFPSFDVTVKLSRNAFLVDTVSESIGRVLKLDSIEAGKLWEGNDILIFDSWHWWLHTGRKQPWDFIQEGNNTYRDMDRLVAYTKALRTWAKWIDDNVDPTKTRVFFQGVSPDHAELLNNFSGSQWGQSYPKSCEGQSRPLSGSNYPGGPHPAETALKGVLSSMTKAVYLLDITELSQLRKDGHPSVYGHGGHRDMDCSHWCLPGVPDTWNLLFYAALFQT
- the LOC112702012 gene encoding protein trichome birefringence-like 43 isoform X2, which produces MGSFAISSVVMVVVLVSYVFVETNGSIGGCDLFHGSWVLDESNSYPLYEISKCPFIEKEFDCINNGRPDQFYLKYRWQPTACNLPRFNGYDMLTRLRGKSILFVGDSLSLNQWQSLTCMLHTAVPQAEYTSLRNGDLSTFTFPSFDVTVKLSRNAFLVDTVSESIGRVLKLDSIEAGKLWEGNDILIFDSWHWWLHTGRKQPWDFIQEGNNTYRDMDRLVAYTKALRTWAKWIDDNVDPTKTRVFFQGVSPDHADGSQWGQSYPKSCEGQSRPLSGSNYPGGPHPAETALKGVLSSMTKAVYLLDITELSQLRKDGHPSVYGHGGHRDMDCSHWCLPGVPDTWNLLFYAALFQT